A stretch of the Plasmodium berghei ANKA genome assembly, chromosome: 10 genome encodes the following:
- a CDS encoding liver specific protein 1 has product MYMKNMKRILAYSLFFLYILRNNVLSKKNREYNLLGNAHKSDNIVNRLQVITEGKYRDVLSEVNKPLLSIIENNESVSLDILLSTIKLLDDKNKETDDLSKKKEIEQTIIYIKNAIKNHLGNVENNEENDGNDKNDITKTKSNKSNLMLKLDNYYMKRDLENLKKKSNDIALRKNNLGKKFKKFSTSSESLLFGAPGDLNLSDDSVKELNNMVSIKILRQRNYKDNMSFTMESPPETFNKLVDLYTPLLDFNLDSLEKYKNNEIKYYTDSKSEIFYLLRDNMDLGKFFLKLPISKMPNAKPNDNISESSDADNKIYTYVNNNLEKDKNAKEYSLGAYNTNPVYTYSRKKKKIPINKKNENSESASRVSHLFQKKMDRTYLNKPQKYYNHQNGLIHKNISNEYNRQFINSNNENETYYKKDNNNILFEIIIKSHLLTNNDVCKKIIIIKKGDGNDSIENNMSEDARIIYDKDFSKNCIQYSKKNDELYYVIPLIHFNVPSKSMRCLSCDDYEKHIHNKCPFNENFVHLTYDNKCIVCMPSSAINNCLINSQKVNVDSSKGCCNCTSHFPPNNKFHIFKYVFPSYKYMHRVRDTHNGNNCNCESFIYFGHGYPNFKVRNMNKHRDKRVYEIIHKQMESKYKLYNRHSNEYQVGEGTIENDVDECMFFGCIHDEDYNEFDDYNIKTRETIKLSSSIFDPINLKKNNSDYAYDDEETIENVNKEGYIKNDRKQILDIKNLYENAGNNPENEKNEENRDIVKGSDDSDNYDNEISQEANNIEYFKKLYYDILNNNNDDESDESDESDDDDNDYYDGIIDNFYSLRFLYKTRIFTKKKTVINAYIKTNKISADDNKKNILFLFKKLFNNVFKDVRYKIKDSAVSLFPVITDSSIIGFDVDFGRIQAQYAGCINMLRYSVFDTQNMAIYFITPDKKYILLEDVIKEINEGNENYHYNEDIEENSNKNNETFDNENGSHSIFENLESELDNEYNKTDQPSTQDKKQEIGDKENAHEPSKDDHSKNNGKGSLVELNKDHEEKHELLDTILKEFNNEREKTPAQNELSKVLSKYGDLLSKEDLKEIKNNHKNVDVNKGNEENGNTIEIIIKKSSKDDEVNGKTNDKDNIVNESNDQSEFITIDQNGCEIINETLRKYMDKYFRVHNIPIHYIENNNISKKEIHITSDIDYDLDTLKSSILAISNTNGKSIDDFKLFLIPNDIEKYDPNKLEDIPSSIRTANDLYNYIKTMNMKILIASVHDGSGISIEPQIFNYLYESNNDTPYIESALDVKEGKEDTNIELELNKSQYDDKENLRNSSILEKQELSNALLENEIYDTTKKEIKPDKIMKNGIEDTNLRGKISGCSEDSSISSNSTEAKTIENNSYHKDEEETFFENDNQYTTPNNYNKIDIYIDNTDRKINVLNGLIFKNYTLKSFIMDIMNKIIHVPSNFIDLKSYKKGISPFDIFDCLEYYSYNIKSNIISALFFEKNIKLLDILKNLNSKNEYLLIKNKHSEYCSGVDNLKYIKIPLTINLKKSKDIYLEFPIFHIDEHYNFVYSKISFMNVPENYTASKLCTAVKNMLNEALEIYELDIIKSLKIYNIIENEWEYIEDNALVHEIKMDNNYLYTLFIHDTFLTKRYYQAMSNLIIDLSNSNIYIKKLDIYIDYNYEPYTLYNIPIHMSFMNLKYLLLYHTNAFLSDSFLNEFFFTYNEKYLQNSSANDINNDSIYNPNSGVDDYIYEEDEPEESISIFSFISSCTRNNNKTYNLFLLNMVNTFYKIKLNSNKMMQPILEDLLKISGKCSNDNIIVEINKSSTKVKNIEVYLGNNSKKIKIKNVPLSLLVWKFVNILLKGSFNISIEDPERLYNLFVIVPKDKDATINRDYYISTKPGYTIEKILKVIGTNNLCLIKAYPEKLTHIKNSTYYYEYAMFSFDLLPKVIDFSNPVGLLSFYVNYKNENKLINITNAPENITPDKLLKTILLDMYSKWQNFPKDEKIKFSLFLNNEEIQNIKDYISSGKEAQLRTFVSLDKKHSYSNNKKKFVEIDKIPETNSIKIQEAELKAMQLYDNVLREILSKGNINYNNISATGYTISINVFDGNAYSPVTIFNIPLSATNKDIIAFLLIKSNHINTKHVVDEFLLLNKESFNLLKTKTIIDQNVVFIGELTGLIDLDRTNLYLVHKPQFNSLDSIFKNVANKNYDFKSEKITALSISEAKGSIIFNIILNQNKKKVFNVTNIPYNMYIIDLLRYIVGYQRKWIYKYVDFYIIKGSEKHVLNDHSGIITYGRTVSEIFTLCKKNDPCTFHIELASNKIEDGINNTIGDNIDALVNRDNNDNQKNNNDTILNELKNKINSEEEDNVDIDLSVLRFEFNAGLYDKNIFGTSTICNIPKSYTVEDVLTHIKNMLKDDCKIRNAENLELEIKIIYNDTYLTIPKELNIEYVINYYFINTPSIVFVTNNDNDDEPFNIIHLILNNTKIDMKNNVFVKKEIPLYVKKNNNLENIKLKNIPLSITEDNLITYIINYLTKNSEVINFMRDNTSICIYPECDPVYIHYENSQLSFIASLSYHIALRNINYITTIESFENFYGNMSHFEFDFYKYSNFNESNISNYNKTDIKELINFDINIHFPATIRTIRIKNFNINMQMEDLFAKIFQSITTNSYKWKDLFTFIGNRSKIDIIEEESDKTEQLIATFKDHLNEGHNLTFIYKPDNNDINNYIIPRISYMPALINFQTKYISISTEISEFENNVTTMYGFPDYLSPSFMLTLLQYNLFKILGKNYLSIYGCSYDSSLCLSESNLLLKNKRFYDENTKNDSSKQAMKFVLKLKKKDSKKVNTINDLVSLELNISCQELKNDEDMEECNDIISSLNASSIFWRNSILGFIANSIIIKDYYNNALTLPYIDYRINEKILIQNILEHINISPYLYKLFELSHIDKKCVSYKKELTNTISHIQCLLSFGLNIYFDIHSTNELNIYNGFDTKDNKSFNITHIYSFPDLYEHNFAEFYIYNDDKTRLLVKNAYKNMKVSSLLSELSKARCRIQELKYDQISSFYKLVYVLDGNKFVDIHPDENVEFIHKLVLKYSQEKFMLKIIKKNHIYNIDIPKNMNLSCYPPLIDLNKNYYQVPISLQINAETFNKLSDESFPRIIVNNVPANAFIISIKEYLVALFKSYIKSIAENSINANFYEFDIDMLIVIYDSTLNKIHKISSNALQSLTVSKFFKTYYNASLVFQMEEIEKFPEYIYDNFINNFSKAVIDFSISIF; this is encoded by the coding sequence atgtatatgaaaaatatgaaacgAATTTTGGcttattctttattttttttatacattttacGCAATAATGTGCTATCCAAGAAAAATAGAGAATACAACTTACTAGGAAATGCACATAAAAGCGACAATATAGTTAATCGCCTTCAAGTTATAACAGAAGGGAAATATAGAGATGTTTTGTCTGAAGTTAATAAGCCTTTATTATctataatagaaaataacGAATCAGTGTCGCTTGATATTTTGTTATCTACGATAAAATTATTGGAtgacaaaaataaagaaactGATGATTtatccaaaaaaaaagaaattgaacaaacaattatatacattaaaaatgccataaaaaatcatttaggaaatgttgaaaataatgaagaaaatgatggaaatgataaaaatgatataacaAAGACAAAATCAAATAAGAGCAATTTAATGTTAAAATTagataattattatatgaaaagggatcttgaaaatttaaaaaaaaaaagtaacgATATTGCAttgagaaaaaataatttaggaaaaaaatttaaaaaatttagtaCCTCTAGTgaatcattattatttggtGCCCCTGGCGATCTTAATTTATCCGATGACAGTGtaaaagaattaaataatatggtatctattaaaattttaagacaaagaaattataaagATAACATGTCATTTACTATGGAATCGCCCCCTGAAACGTTTAACAAATTAGTAGATTTATATACACCTTTACTTGATTTCAATTTAGATTCTTTagaaaaatacaaaaataatgagATAAAATACTATACAGATTCTAAAAgtgaaattttttatttattacgTGATAATATGGATCTaggaaaattttttttgaaactTCCTATTAGTAAAATGCCAAATGCTAAAcctaatgataatataagtGAAAGTAGTGATgctgataataaaatttatacatatgtgaataataatttggaAAAGGACAAGAATGCAAAAGAATATTCCTTAGGTGCATACAATACAAACCCAGTTTATACATAttcaagaaaaaaaaaaaaaattcctataaataaaaaaaatgaaaatagtgAGTCAGCATCTCGAGTTAGCCATTTAtttcagaaaaaaatggatcGTACCTATTTGAACAAACCCCAAAAATACTATAATCATCAAAATGGATTAATTCACAAAAACATATCAAATGAGTATAATAGACAATTcataaattcaaataatgaGAACGAgacatattataaaaaagataacaataatatattatttgaaattataataaaatcgcatttattaacaaataatgatgtttgcaaaaaaattataataataaaaaaaggtgATGGAAATGATTCAATCGAAAATAACATGTCTGAAGATGCAAGGATCATATATGACAAagatttttcaaaaaattgtatacaATACTCTAAAAAGAATGatgaattatattatgttataccattaatacattttaatGTCCCATCAAAAAGTATGCGTTGCTTATCATGTGATGATTATGAAAAACACATACATAATAAATGCCCATTCAATGAAAATTTTGTGCATCTAACGTACGACAATAAATGCATTGTTTGCATGCCATCTAGTGCTATTAATAATTGTTTAATTAATAGTCAAAAGGTAAATGTAGATTCATCTAAAGGCTGTTGCAATTGCACAAGCCATTTTCCTcctaataataaatttcatatatttaaatacgTGTTTCCTtcatacaaatatatgcatagaGTCAGAGATACGCATAATGGTAATAACTGCAATTGTGAGtcattcatatattttggaCATGGTTATCCGAATTTTAAGGTGAGGAATATGAATAAACACAGAGATAAAAGAgtatatgaaataattcACAAACAAATGGAGAGTAAgtataaattatacaaCAGACATAGTAATGAATATCAAGTTGGAGAAGGAACAATTGAAAACGATGTTGATGAATGCATGTTCTTCGGATGTATACACGACGAAGATTATAATGAGTTCGatgattataatataaaaacgaGAGAAACAATTAAATTAAGTAGTAGCATTTTTGATCCTATAaacttgaaaaaaaataatagtgatTATGCATATGATGATGAAGAAACTATTGAGaatgtaaataaagaagggtatattaaaaatgatagaaaacaaattttagacataaaaaatttgtatgAAAATGCCGGCAATAATccagaaaatgaaaaaaatgaagaaaataggGATATTGTTAAAGGTTCAGACGATTCTGATAACTATGATAATGAAATTTCTCAAGAAGCAAACAATatagaatattttaaaaaattgtattatgacattttaaacaataataatgatgatgaGAGCGATGAGAGCGATGAGAGCGACGATGATGATAATGATTATTATGATGGAATCATCGATAACTTTTATAGCCTACgctttttgtataaaaccagaatatttacaaaaaagaaaacagtaataaatgcatatataaaaacaaataagaTAAGTGCTGATGATaacaagaaaaatatattgtttttatttaaaaaattatttaataatgtttttaaaGATGTTcgttacaaaataaaagacTCAGCAGTAAGTTTATTTCCAGTTATTACCGATTCAAGTATTATAGGATTTGATGTGGACTTCGGAAGAATACAAGCACAATATGCTGGTTGTATAAACATGCTTCGATATTCTGTTTTTGACACCCAAAATATGGCAatctattttattaccccagataaaaaatatattttgctaGAAGACgttataaaagaaataaacgaaggaaatgaaaattatcattataatgaagatatagaggaaaattcaaataaaaataatgaaaccTTCGACAATGAAAATGGTTCTCATagtatttttgaaaatttagaATCAGAATTggataatgaatataataaaacgGATCAACCATCTACCCAGGATAAGAAACAGGAGATTGGCGATAAAGAAAATGCACATGAACCGAGTAAAGATGATCattctaaaaataatggaaaaGGCTCGTTAGttgaattaaataaagatCACGAAGAAAAGCATGAATTGTTGGATacaatattaaaagaatttAACAATGAACGTGAAAAAACACCAGCACAAAATGAATTATCAAAagttttatcaaaatatggtgatttattatcaaaagAAGATTTAAAGGAAATTAAGAATAACCATAAAAACGTTGATGTTAACAAGGgtaatgaagaaaatggTAATActatagaaataataataaaaaaaagtagtAAAGATGATGAAGTAAATGGAAAAACTAATGATAAAGATAATATAGTAAACGAATCAAATGACCAAAGCGAATTTATTACCATTGATCAGAATGGATGTGAAATAATTAATGAGACATTgagaaaatatatggataaatattttagagttcataatattcctatacattatattgaaaataataacatttcCAAAAAGGAAATTCATATTACATCTGACATTGACTATGATTTAGATACACTTAAATCAAGTATTTTAGCTATTTCTAATACTAATGGGAAATCAATAGATGATTTTAAGTTATTCCTTATACCTAATGATATCGAGAAATATGATCCAAATAAATTAGAAGACATACCATCATCTATAAGAACTGCAAATGatttgtataattatattaaaacgatgaatatgaaaattttaatagcATCTGTACATGATGGTTCTGGTATAAGTATAGAGCCACAAATTTTCaactatttatatgaatCAAATAATGATACACCATATATTGAATCTGCATTAGATGTAAAAGAAGGAAAAGAAGATACAAATATTGAATTGGAATTAAACAAATCTCAATATgatgataaagaaaatttgAGAAATTCTTCGATTTTAGAAAAACAAGAATTGAGTAATGCATTAttagaaaatgaaatatatgatactactaaaaaagaaataaaacctgataaaattatgaaaaatggAATAGAAGACACCAACTTAAGGGGGAAAATAAGCGGATGCTCTGAGGATTCAAGCATTTCTTCTAATAGCACAGAGGCGAAAacaattgaaaataattcataCCACAAAGATGAGGAGGaaacattttttgaaaatgataatcaGTACACTACtccaaataattataataagattgatatatatatagataatacggatagaaaaataaatgtattaaatgggcttatattcaaaaattatacattaAAATCGTTTATAATGGATATTATGAACAAGATAATACATGTTCCTTCAAATTTTATAGACTTAAAGTCGTATAAAAAAGGGATATCTccatttgatatatttgattgcttagaatattattcttataatataaaatcgaatattattagtgctttattttttgaaaaaaatataaaattattggacatattaaaaaatctTAATAGCAAAAACGAATAtttattgataaaaaataaacatagtGAATATTGTAGTGGTGTAGAtaatttgaaatatataaaaattccATTGACAatcaatttaaaaaaatcaaaagatatatatttagaatTTCCAATATTCCACATAGATGaacattataattttgtttatagCAAAATAAGTTTTATGAATGTACCAGAAAATTATACAGCATCCAAATTATGCACTGCAGTAAAAAACATGTTGAATGAGGCATTAGAAATATATGAGTtagatattataaaaagtttgaaaatatataatataattgaaaatGAATGGGAATACATTGAAGATAATGCTTTGGTTcacgaaataaaaatggataacaactatttatatacactATTTATTCATGACACgtttttaacaaaaagaTATTATCAAGCTATGtctaatttaattattgatttatcaaatagtaatatttatattaaaaagttagacatatatattgattATAATTACGAGCCTTACACACTTTATAATATACCCATACATATGTCTTTtatgaatttaaaatatttacttTTATACCATACAAATGCATTTTTATCAGACTCTTTTTTGAATGAGTTCTTTTTTAcgtataatgaaaaatatctTCAAAATTCATCTGCtaatgatattaataatgatagtatatataaccCAAATAGTGGTGTAGatgattatatttatgaagAAGACGAACCCGAAGAAAGTATAAGTATCTTTAGTTTTATAAGTAGTTGTAccagaaataataataaaacatataaccTATTTTTACTTAATATGGTGaatacattttataaaataaaattgaattCGAATAAAATGATGCAACCAATATTGGAGGATTTACTCAAAATATCTGGGAAATGTTCAAATGACAATATTATagttgaaataaataaatcatcTACAAAGGTAAAAAATATCGAAGTATATTTAGGAAATAattccaaaaaaataaaaataaaaaatgtaccATTAAGTTTATTAGTATGGaaatttgtaaatatattattaaaaggatcttttaatatatcaataGAAGACCCAGAAagattatataatttatttgtaataGTCCCAAAAGATAAAGATGCAACGATTAATCGtgattattatatttctacAAAACCAGGGTATACTATTGAAAAGATATTAAAGGTAATTGGAACAAATAACCTATGTTTAATTAAAGCTTATCCAGAAAAATTGAcacatattaaaaatagtacatattattatgaatatgCTATGTTTAGTTTTGATTTATTACCCAAAGTTATTGATTTTTCAAATCCAGTTGGATTATTAAGCTTTTAtgttaattataaaaatgaaaataaattaattaatataaccAATGCACCTGAAAATATAACTCCAGATAAGCTGTTAAAAACGATTCTTTTAGACATGTACTCTAAATGGCAAAATTTTCCtaaagatgaaaaaatcaaattttcattatttttaaataatgaagaaatacaaaatataaaagattaTATTAGTTCAGGAAAAGAAGCACAACTACGTACATTTGTTTCTTTAGATAAAAAACATAgttatagtaataataaaaagaaattcGTAGAAATAGACAAAATACCTGAAACAAATtctataaaaattcaaGAGGCTGAATTAAAAGCAATGCAACTATATGATAATGTATTAAGAGAAATTTTATCTaaaggaaatataaattataataacataaGTGCTACTGGATATACAATATCAATTAACGTATTTGATGGTAATGCATATAGTCCtgttactatttttaatataccCTTAAGTGCAACTAATAAAGACATAATTGCTTTCTTGTTAATTAAATCAAATCATATTAATACAAAACATGTTGTAGATGAATTTCTCTTATTAAACAAAGAGTCGTTTAACTtgttaaaaacaaaaactaTAATAGATCAAAATGTTGTATTTATTGGTGAATTAACAGGACTAATTGACTTAGATAGAacaaatttgtatttaGTTCATAAACCTCAATTTAATTCTTTAGATagcatatttaaaaatgtggcgaataaaaattatgattttaaatcagaaaaaataactGCTTTAAGTATTAGTGAAGCAAAAGgaagtattatatttaatattatactaaatcaaaataaaaaaaaagtttttaATGTTACAAATATACCctataatatgtatataatcgATCTTTTACGCTATATAGTTGGATATCAAAGAAAATGGATATACAAATATGtcgatttttatataattaaaggTAGTGAAAAACATGTTTTAAATGACCATTCAGGTATTATAACATATGGTAGAACAGTTAGCGAAATTTTTACgttatgcaaaaaaaatgatccATGTACTTTTCACATAGAACTTGCTTCTAACAAAATTGAGGATggtataaataatacaatagGGGATAATATTGATGCTCTTGTTAACAGAGATAACAATgataatcaaaaaaataataatgatacaATCTTAAATGAAttgaaaaacaaaataaactCCGAAGAGGAAGACAATGTGGATATAGATTTGTCAGTATTACGTTTTGAATTTAATGCAGGATTATATGATAAGAATATATTTGGTACATCAACAATTTGTAATATACCTAAAAGTTACACAGTAGAAGATGTTTTAACacacattaaaaatatgttaaagGATGATTGCAAAATACGAAATGCTGAAAATTTAGAActagaaataaaaattatatataatgatacATATTTAACTATACCCaaagaattaaatatagagtatgttataaattattattttattaacacACCATCTATTGTATTTGTTacaaataatgataatgatgatgaaccttttaatattattcacttgattttaaataatacaaaaatagacatgaaaaataatgtatttgttaaaaaggaaatacCATTATAtgtaaagaaaaataataacttagaaaatataaaattaaaaaatattccatTATCAATTACAGAAGATAATTTAATTACttacataataaattatttaacaaaaaattcagaagttataaattttatgagaGATAATACAtctatttgtatatatccTGAATGTGATcctgtatatatacattatgaAAATAGTCAGCTATCATTTATTGCTTCATTGTCTTATCATATAGCCTtaagaaatattaattatataacaaCAATAGAATCTTTTGAAAACTTTTATGGTAATATGAGCCATTTTgaatttgatttttataaatattcgAATTTTAATGAATCTAATATAagtaattataataaaactgACATCaaagaattaataaattttgatattaaTATTCATTTCCCAGCTACTATTAGAACAATtcgaataaaaaattttaatattaatatgcaAATGGAAGATTTATTTGCTAAAATTTTTCAATCTATAACAACAAATAGTTACAAGTGGAAAGATTTGTTTACATTTATTGGGAATAGATCTAAAATAGATATAATTGAAGAAGAAAGTGATAAAACTGAACAACTAATCGCCACTTTTAAAGATCATTTAAATGAAGGGCATAATttaacatttatttataaacctgataataatgatattaataattatattattcctAGAATAAGCTATATGCCAGCATTGATAAATTTCCAAACAAAGTATATATCAATAAGTACAGAAATTAGTGagtttgaaaataatgtaaCTACAATGTATGGTTTTCCGGATTATTTAAGTCCGAGTTTTATGCTGACATTATTGCAATATAACCTTTTTAAAATACTAgggaaaaattatttgtcAATTTATGGATGCTCCTATGATAGTAGTTTGTGTTTAAGCGAAAGCAATCTGTTACTAAAGAATAAGAGATTTTATGACGagaatacaaaaaatgatagCTCTAAACAGGCTATGaaatttgtattaaaattgaaaaagaaagatagtaaaaaagtaaatacAATAAACGATTTAGTTTCTCTTGAACTAAATATATCGTGCcaagaattaaaaaatgatgaagatATGGAAGAATGTAATGATATTATATCTTCTTTAAATGCATCTTCTATATTTTGGAGAAATAGTATATTAGGATTTATAGCAAATTCAATAATCATAAAAGATTACTATAATAATGCATTAACATTACCATATATAGATTATAGAATAAAtgagaaaatattaattcaaaatatattagaacatataaatatatcaccatatttatataaattattcgAATTATCTCATATTGATAAAAAGTGTGTtagttataaaaaagagCTTACAAATACAATATCCCATATTCAATGTTTATTATCTTTCGGActtaacatatattttgatattcATAGTACTAAcgaattaaatatatataatgggTTTGATACAAAAGATAATAAATCATTTAACATAAcacatatttattctttCCCTGATTTATATGAACACAATTTTGCagaattttatatttataatgatGATAAGACAAGATTATTAgtaaaaaatgcatataagAATATGAAAGTTTCTAGTTTGTTAAGTGAATTATCTAAAGCTCGATGTCGTATTCaagaattaaaatatgatcagatatcttctttttataaactTGTATATGTATTGGATGGTAATAAATTTGTAGATATCCATCCAGATGAAAATGTAGaatttatacataaattagttttaaaatattcacaagaaaaatttatgttaaaaattataaaaaaaaatcatatttataatatagatatacCCAAAAATATGAACTTAAGTTGCTACCCCCCATTAATTGAcctaaataaaaattattaccAAGTTCCAATAAGTTTACAAATAAATGCTGAAACTTTTAATAAGTTAAGTGATGAATCATTTCCAAGAATAATAGTTAATAATGTGCCAGCAAATGCTTTTATAATATCTATAAAAGAATACTTAGTTGCTTTGTTTAAATCATATATCAAAAGTATAGCTGAGAATAGTATCAATgcaaatttttatgaatttgATATTGATATGCtaattgttatatatgattcaaccctaaataaaatacataaaataagtTCAAATGCTTTACAAAGCTTAACAGTATCTaagttttttaaaacttaTTATAATGCATCATTAGTGTTTCAAATGGaagaaattgaaaaattcccagaatatatatatgataattttattaataactTTTCGAAGGCTGTTATTGATTTTTCTATTTCCATATTCTAA
- a CDS encoding ubiquitin fusion degradation protein 1, putative: MWSFNNLNNFLGNDFLNISEPFTEEYTCYPVSFIGKDDMENGNKIILPQTALNALARRHISWPMLFEVSNPYTEKRTHSGVLEFISDEGTCHMPYWMMQQLCLKEGDIVRVTSISLPKGTFVKLKPCSKDFMELSNHRTVLETALRNYATLTIGDNIVIHYLGKTYEIKIVDLKPAFACTIIETDVEVEFEEPFEKVQYVEEIIPVEESKFKGKGQRTDGKACKNVKKEKVRQKIIENPEPWKEKLVGGVRTKCAEYEDLLKKGRIPGIIGKFIERKF, from the exons atg tggagttttaataatttaaacaattttttgggaaatgattttttaaatatatctgAACCCTTTACCGAAGAATATACATGCTATCCGGTATCTTTTATTGGAAAAGATGATATGGAAAATGGAAACAAAA TTATATTGCCACAAACTGCTTTAAACGCATTGGCTAGAAGACATATATCATGGCCCATGCTATTCGAAGTGTCCAATCCATATACG GAAAAGAGAACTCATAGTGGTGTTCTTGAATTCATTTCCGACGAAGGGACATGTCATATGCCATACTGG ATGATGCAACAATTATGCTTAAAAGAAGGAGATATTGTAAGGGTTACAAGTATAAGTTTACCTAAAGGTACCTTCGTCAAGCTAAAACCCTGTTCAAAGGATTTTATGGAATTATCTAATCATAGAACTGT tTTAGAAACAGCTCTAAGAAATTATGCAACACTAACTATTGGCGATAATATTGTAATACATTATTTGGGAAAGACTTACGAAATTAAAATTGTG gATTTAAAACCTGCTTTTGCTTGTACTATTATTGAGACTGATGTTGAAGTAGAGTTTGAGGAACCTTTTGAGA AGGTGCAATATGTAGAAGAAATCATACCCGTTGAGGAAAGt AAATTCAAAGGGAAAGGGCAAAGAACCGATGGAAAAGCTtgtaaaaatgttaaaaaagaaaaagtgcgacaaaaaattattgaaaatCCTGAACCATGGAAAGAAAAACTTGTTGGCGGTGTTAGG acCAAATGTGCTGAATATGAAGATCTACTAAAAAAAGGACGTATTCCTGGAATAATAGGAAAATTTATAgaaagaaaattttaa
- a CDS encoding ATP synthase-associated protein, putative encodes MNEKCEEVKSKYYTCLNASKRSLSKCKNIENELRECSKTTGMSYCINEINNLMKCSRSPDASICSKEFLLFRECNRPDGPHILIDNNKYLISKKHLDKYNVNNATIGPIEAPERNNSNTATFLGKMKETLHLKNFKENFVAYKW; translated from the exons aTGAATGAAAAATGTGAAGAAGTgaaatcaaaatattatacatgCTTAAATGCCAGTAAGAGAAGTCTAAGCAagtgtaaaaatatagaaaacgAACTAAGGGAATGTTCCAAAAC GACTGGAATGAGTTATTgtataaatgaaattaacAACCTGATGAAATGCTCAAG ATCACCAGACGCATCGATTTGCTCTAAGGAATTTCTCTTATTTCGAGAATGCAATAGACCCGATGGACCgcatatattaatagat aataataaatatctaATTTCGAAAAAGCACTTGGACAAATATAATGTTAATAATGCAACTATAGGACCAATTGAAGCCCCCGAACGAAATAATTCTAATACTGCAACATTTTTAggaaaaatgaaagaaacATTACACTTGAAGAATTTTAAGGAAAATTTTGTAGCTTATAAATGGTGA